The genomic stretch CCCACCATAGTCTTTGCTctatattttgtaatgattattTTTCACTCAATAAACAGCagaaatatgtacattttataataatttcaagtcTTGTACATATTTGTTCTAACTTAAAAACCCATTAACTCTAACTTAACCCCCACTCTGTTCTGCTGATgtctctaaatatttaatttaaatatttgtcactCTTTCCATTTCCCACTGTTAAAATACTTTCAATCTCGTGAATCCCGGTTATCATTATCAAAATGATTCAAATTTCAACAatccatacaaaatatttaatctaaccACTTTCACTTCGAGTTCTGTTGAGATTTTACATTTATCCGCCCACATGAATTAAAACTCCATTATTTTTGGTACCATCACCAAAAGACACAGTGAGAGTGATGACTGTCGCTTTATTTGCTATCACGATCAATTTACGAAATGTGAGGCAATACCTTCAGGATGCAAAGCATTCTCCCTTGTTTATCTTGCTGAATTTAAGAGCCATTATATTTGATTCCATCATCATTATTCTATGGGGAAATTGGCATGAGTGATCGTCGTGTGACTGAAAATACTGTATGTTTGACTGGGGTCTTGATGTGGAGTGCTTgttcaaacatttagaaaaaatattaaaactattgctatacattttgtgtaatgtTCTGGCATTGGTGATTTTCACCCATTATAACGTGCATTTTTCTTGCTGTAGTCTCCTATAAGTTCACCATTCTCTCCTCTCGCTTTCTGTTAACGGCCACCTCCTGTTGCAGTGTGAGTGCACGGACGAGATGTGTCGGGAGACAAAGGAGCGGGTGGAGGTCTGCAGGCCACAGGTGACCCGAGCCACCCACAATGAGTCCATCGTCTCCTGTCGTGTGGCGGAGTGGATCTGTTCGGCAGACGGAGTGTGTTCGACAGCGCTCGATTACTACCACCACTACTGCCGTTCAATGTTCCAAGGGCGCAAGTGTTCCAACCGTTGCAAGAACAGCATATCCATCCTACGTCGTCAGGAGAAGGCGGCCAAGCTGACCACCTGTGTGTGTGATGGTAGAGAAGGCTACGACTGTGTCCAGATCAGAACCAACATGGCGCGACTCTGCTATCACAGGGAGCCCGAACCTTTTGGTACCGTCCCACCGATGGTGGATACCCCTAGCAACCCTCGGGAACCTAGTGGAGCATCCCTACCAAGGGCCGTTCTCTTGCTGGTCTTGTCCTGTTTGCTTGCGACATGACACAGGTAATATTCTGACATATTCGTATGTTTAATCTCAATATGACAGTGAGAGTCTCTTGGTACATCCTCTAGATTAGATATAGGTCTGCAGCAATGTGCGTGAGGACAAGATAAAAAAACCCATGATCTTGCATGATACCGAGGCAGAACTTCACTGCTTATTGTCCAAATAGTGCAGTTTGGACTATGAGTACATTGTACTTATACAGTACCTACTCTCAGAAAAGTATAGATGCTTGAGTTTAATAACTGGCCACAAACTAACTAGTAGAGCCACAATAACGAGAGTTATATTAATTTAGCTTGTTTATCTCTTCGTGcgaaaactttacaaaaaacatCTTCTGTCGATAATCACATAAATGGGTACCGGTTTTGACACATCAACCAaactgcaattttttaaattctgatatttttcattcttataacattttatttacctttattatttttataacaattgttaTTCTTCACAGAATTAAAAAAAGCCGGTATTGATCTCATTATGGAGCTCTTAAAGTCATTATCTTTGGCATTTAATAAGTTTGTTGATTTACCGTGGCCGGTGCCTGGTCTTTTGAATGTGCTAACCGCCAGTCAACTGAGGTAACACCGCCCTGGGCGCTACATAACGTGGCAATTGACGAAATTTTATGAATTACACGATCAAGAAAAaagttgaaattataattttaataacgttttatCCTAttatccaaaaaatttaaaattatttgcattcaaaacagtacatttttactGTACCTgtattgtataacatttaaacattaagtGTCTGGATCAAATGTTCCCaggttgttaatatttaaaagtagcaGTTTAGTTGTAAAGCGCCTAAAGCTGGTGCGCGTTTTCAGTGTTATAGACAAGAAAATTGgatgttattgtttgtaaattatatccTTTATAGTCTAAACGCAGAAACTACTAGGTACACGTAATACGGCTATGGTGTGAGATAGGAAGGGTTAATGAAAAAACTACTACAGTAGTTAGTTTCCGGTTATCTCGTGCTTTTAGATCCGAGAGTGggctttctacattttcaaataataaattccaaagtacaaatatttgtagATAGTTTATTACAAgttaacaaagtaatttttatactgaatagttgtattaccaaatatattagtatataaatgtgttattttgtgCAGGCTGTGGCATCAGCGAAATGAGAACAAAACAGAACCAATGTGAAATCTACCTCAGTGGCAGCAAGGTCCTCAGCACAGTGCAGTACCACAGTTACCACACCAGCCTAGTTCCTCCCACCACTCTGTTCCTCACTTTGATTTTAACAGGctttaactacaaatatttattgtttcgCATCAAACTATTGTATATGcatgtaacattttgtataaattgtaaatatgttgTGAATATTCTCGTTGTATACTTTTGTACATTTTCTACACTGCAAACGATTGTACATGATAGACATTGGTTAAGTCTTACTGTGTCAGTGGATCGtcagtaaatattgtaaaaaacaaagCGCCAAAGAATAGAACAGTTTATCTttgtaaaagttaattatttatttttgttatatagttcTCTAAGTTTGCgacttttttacacaaaagttaaTACCTTTTTACAAATTGTAACCTGTATTAGATAACTTATTTTGCCAAGATGATGGAGTCaggtttacaaaaatgtttgattataaaagtatcaaatactttaaaatcaacttcaaaattttgattgatcactatatttaattattatttaaaagagtaaaatatgaaaattaataaaaatataattaaatataatttctatgttattatccaatatttttatttattaaattttggtattttacatgttttaattagtagcataaagtattattttctatacaaatgATATTATTAGTAGTACAATGTTAGTTCCTTAGAATATTTTAAGATGACTATGGTATAAATAACATTGACGAAACAGCTTTATgaattatgtattgtttattaaaataaataacataattgaataaattaataaatcactGTTATGTTTGCATTGATAAAGAgtgttgttttacaatattttataatattttagtctATCATCAAGTTCTTTAAAGATactctgtaatttaaattaattcaaccacagtaaattgtttttaattttgtaatgttttgatcacttttaaagtatttatataaacaaaatatagttaaaactaaatttaatatttcagttgtgaCCTATTATTGGATATATGAAATGAATTTGCTAATTTCAATTAATCTTGTGTTgctcaatgtaaataaaagtaaacttcTTCATGGAAAAGCCAGGTACtttatgtaatagtttatttattgtatgttttattttgttgatttgttataatcgaatatagttataaacaaaattcactctgaaaatatgttgtttatttattaaaattgttattcataACGTATATGATATGAATGTGGATAGATGTAGAGTGAAGGAAATGTAACACTAGATGTGTGATCCGTATTGGAATTTTATACAAGGACATAAATAATTGGAACAAGAGTCTATAATAAACGTGTTTTGTACAAAAGTTGTGTTATTCTTGTGGGCAGAGATGTGGGTGGGGGGAAGAGAGAGATGGAGATGCCAGCTGTGGGACCACCCATGGCTAAATCCGTGGTGCCATCCACTACAGGTCAGATCATAAAATCCTTCAACTATACAGTACCACTTCCTCACTCCTTCCTTACATATACAGAATTGTATATTACTGTAGTGGCAGTGAGGAGATATCTGACAGACAGCTTATCATTGTTACTTCAGTAAGTTTTATAACAGTCAAGGTCTATAGTTGTCAATAGCAGATTTGATAAAAATGCTATGATAAACTGCTGAAACTGCTGAAATAATGATCGATTACTTGATACAATGTgccaaaaataaatgaatttttttatgctGGGTTGTTTCCGGGTtgaaagtaaactaaaatattttttaagacatcACTTCATTCCTCCTTTATGCGTAGAATAGGTTGatatattattggaaaatataattttaattttactagagatATTGGTTTTGGGATTGCATGTCAAGTAAGTTTGTAAGGTAAATTTTAGATCTTCCCCAAAaggaatgttataaaaatgtgctatctaaatttaattcataagcccttagatattgaaaaaaattaccttAGAATATTTCGATGAAAAAGttctaaaatatgaaattttaatttgggCGAAATGCAAGTAAAGCAAACAAATTGTGTATTGtaagaaaatttagaatattttacagaCCATATAACTTTACCTAAATCATGTTATCAGTctgaaagtaaaacattaaaacagttttaggCATTGATGATGGTAACAAAAACACtttttgtgtataataaatatttctttggatAAGAAAATATATGGTTCCTAGTTGTAAAAGCAAAATGAAAAgtacataaacataataaattactatGAAATTTGTATTTGGAACCAAATGGCCCAAAGGCAACCGAggcttaaaaaaacattattttcacacCCTTTCTAAGCCTATTGTGGTGAGATGAAATTTGAACCAAAATTTTCATGAGTGTTCTAGggaataaatgttaacaaaagaTATAACTCTTAAGTGGTTTTGGAGCCAAGGATGTAAAAAAGGTTCCTTGGCCAAAACCATTTCATAAACAACACACCAGAGCGTCCTAGTTATCCATATACCGTATCCTAAAAACATGTTGCAGTGGTATTGTTTAGAATATTGACTAAGGACCTTTGAACACTACGGTGTATAGATCCTATGCCTAGACAAAAATGCAGAAAGATTTAgagattttaaccaaaattacCATGAACATTTTAGGAGTATAGGGGTAGTTTGGACCATAAGTTTACTTCTACATGGACCAAACCCGTTTTATATAACTACCATAGGCGAAttcttaatttatgaaatttttcgtTATTGGTACAAAGATTTAATATCACACATTCTAAATTCAGTTATAAAGTTCCTTTTAAGCTAAAGGGATGAGTTGCATGGACTAGGAATTCTTTCGTATGTATACTTGTACAGTTTTATCTATTCATGGATACCATTACTTTACGGAAAACATATTACCAAGGATTGGTTTGTCGATTTTATGTGAATATCTACAGTGAAGCTCATTTTATGCTCAACTCATGACCAGACGCTAGCAGAATCCGAGAGTTTTAGAGGCTAGGATCTTCCAGAATTGAGGTCTAAAAAAGgctaaaaagtttttgaagtggTGGTGTGCAGAAGGTAGGAGCTTCAATTGGTGTCTCAGAGAATGGGAGTTGTCGAAAGAATGTTTACTTAGACGTAGAATATTCTAGATGCTAGAGGATTGATTGATAAAGAGATTGTGCCGATCAGAGGTTTCTAAAAACAGgaaaataacaagtaataacagTAGTCCGAAAATCTCAGTAATCAGTAATACAGTCACATCTCGTTAGTGCGAATCTCGACAAAACGAATACCTTGATATAACAAATCTTTTCCGTAGCCCTTAAATTCGTAATAGCTTCCACAGTTCGGAATGTATTGGAAGTTAGAATATTCCAGAGCTTACGGAATATTATCCTGCAGAAGCCAAAAGCTTTAAGAGGTATGAAACTGTTAATTGCTCAAAATATCCAGAGGCCAGCTGCTACCAGTGACCAGCAACACCCAGAACCCGGTGAGTTCTTGAGACCGGAGTCTCTGAGAGGCCCAAAGTCGGTACTTGTCTTGTGTTGCAGCAAAGTTGTAAAGGACggaaaaaagtaatataatactcgtatatatactgaattctttattttaagtGGGGGAGgggttataataaattaatccaattatttttttataataactgaagTGAAATACCAAGTATGTATTTAGATgagtaaaaaatagtttatacagCGTAATCATAAACACATTCATGCCGTAATTGCTATATAAAAGGGGGGGGGGATTTGTCTCATACTAAACTAAGTTTTAAGTCATTTAACATGTTCATCAACACTTCGAATGAACTTTTCGTTACAATATTGTCCATACAACAACTATATGTTGTTGAATGTAAGAGGTGGTACCTATGAAATACCCGCGTAGACTGATAGCCTCCGAGAGTTGAGCGCATAAGGTGCTCAGCGCCGCCGCGCCGTAGTGAATACGCATCGCCTAATGAGCTATTCTTCTTTATGCAGCGAGGTAAAAAATTGAACTGCTCTACAGTCTGAATCTAATATAATGGATAGATTTATTGGAACCAAGCCTTTTACACAAGTTGGCCTTTATCACCTGAAGAATGGTCAAAAAtcaagtaatatttcattttaatcaatTATGAATGAACTATAACATTTCTTGTTGTCATGtagaactaaataaatattaaaatttttaaatataaaaatcctgtttccaaaGATTTTTCagcgatttttcaatttttctgacAGCAATATAGGTTAAGTTGGAATtgtagtataaattttatttgaactatgaAAGTGAGTATAGCGCACATAGTCAGTTGAAAATTCCTTTCATATTCATATAGCTATGGTAAACAAGTCATTCAGACCCCGAATtgaaagcaatttaaaatactataatgttTGCTCCACTATCAAAATCCACATATGAGATGATGTAAATAATCTTATGTGTCCTTGGCTGttccttaataatattaaacatactcGTATTTGCACCAAATGTGTAACACGGTGTAACCTCGTTTACACGGATTCGTCAATATTCCATGCTGTGACATTTTGTAAATGATGAATCTTTCTTtagtaataaatcataatatagGTCACATCAGATAATTTCATTGCACTATTTTGATATATATTCAATAGTAgccatttcttgtttattacgACTCAATCACACCATTATCCTATTCACAAATTTTTTAATGCCTtaattaaacaacaattattattatttcattcctCCATCCCAACAAACAtgttaaagttgttaaaaaatttcattttttacattgttaaataatcAATCTCTTTAATTAATATAGTGATATATTATCCAATAAACAAGACCTCAAGGCAGAGGGCCG from Homalodisca vitripennis isolate AUS2020 chromosome 2, UT_GWSS_2.1, whole genome shotgun sequence encodes the following:
- the LOC124354567 gene encoding growth arrest-specific protein 1-like, which produces MFPLALVAALLWTGGDTFSHSRSHTVSCEEARLKCAYRTGCGMALQNYIVGCSTVLRDSAGACPESCQHALIALTSTDEGKDLMTCECTDEMCRETKERVEVCRPQVTRATHNESIVSCRVAEWICSADGVCSTALDYYHHYCRSMFQGRKCSNRCKNSISILRRQEKAAKLTTCVCDGREGYDCVQIRTNMARLCYHREPEPFGTVPPMVDTPSNPREPSGASLPRAVLLLVLSCLLAT